The Lusitaniella coriacea LEGE 07157 region AGTTCTCGTAGCTGATTGATATCTATCGGCACAAATCCTCTATCCCGTTGATTCGGTGGTCAATATGTTGAATACTTTGTTCGAGGCGAGTCACTCCCGACCCAAGTAGCTATCATTGCGGGTATCGATTTTAATCCGCTCGCCCACAGAAATAAACAGCGGTACCATGACTTGCGCTCCTGTTTCAACAATAGCGGGTTTTGTGCCGCCTGTTGCAGTATCGCCTTTGACACCGGGATCGGTTTGGGTAACCTCAAGGGTAACGGAGTTGGGTAATTCAACCTCTAAGATTTGCTCTCCCCAAAAGATAACATTTGCTTCCATCCCTTCTTTGAGGTACTTGACGCGATCGCCAATTTGCCCCTCGGCGAGACGACTTTCTTCAAAACTTTCCATATCCATGAAGACGAATTGTTCGCCTTCTTTATAGGTGTATTGCATGACGCGCTTTTCCAAGTTCGCCTGGGGAACCGTTTCCCCCGCGCGAAAAGTACGCTCGACCACACTCCCATTTTGGACATTCTTCAATTTTGTACGCACGAACGCCGAGCCTTTTCCGGGTTTGACGTGGAGAAATTCAACCACTCGCCAAACCGATCTGTCTAACTCAATCGTGACACCAGTTCTAAAATCATTACTAGAAATCATGAAGCTCACACGCAGGCAAGAACAAACAGGAATATTTTACATCTGATGGTTCCCTCTCTCTTTTCCAATCTGAAAAAGCTTTAGGGTTGAGTGGCTGCAATCAAGTTTAAATGGCTGCGGTATGGCAAGATAAAAAAGGCAGTTTTTGGGCTGAAAACTCGCTCGACCAAATCTTTGAGCCAGTTTAGAAGAACGAGATGTAAAGTAAATATTTTTTATGGAAACGACAAGCAAATTTTTCCAAAATTGGGGCAAACGGTTTTTCAAAGCAACGTTAATTGTGCTGCTGATTGTTCCGTTTTACCTGGGTTTGAGTGGTATTAACAGTCGTGCTTATGCCGCGCCGCGCAAAAGCCAACTCGCCAAAGGCAATGCTATTACCGATCCTGCTGCAATTCTGCGTTATTCTCTACCGATTGATAACGATGCAGTACGACAATTGCAAGGGGATATTGAAGATATTTCTAATCAACTGCGGAGTAAGCGTTGGAATTCTGTTAAGCAGGATGTTAGCAGTGCGATAAAGATTGCCAATCGCAAAAAGGAGCGGTTGCTAGCGGGAATTCCCGACGAACGCCAAGCGGAAGCGGAGAAACTTGTTGCTGCGATTGATACCGAACTCACTCAACTCCAGGAAGCGGTTGAGGCGCGGGATAAGGATCGCGTGACAACGCAGCGACGGGAATTGCTCGATCGCGTGACAACATTAGAAGAGTTAATGGTTACGGCGTTTCCTTTTGAGGTTCCCGAAGAATATAGCAATTTGCCACAACTCAAGGGTCGCGCGACAGTAGAGATGAAAACGAGTAAGGGCGCGATCGCGATTATTGCAGATGGCTACAGCGCGCCGATTAATGCGGGGAATTTTGTAGATTTAGTACAGCGCGGATTTTACGACGGTTTAGAGTTTATTCCCGGACAAGATTTTGTGCGACAAGTCGGCGATCCTCCGGGGAAAGAAGAAGGATTTATCGATCCAAAAACGAAGGAATATCGCGCAATTCCTTTGGAAGTTTTGATTCAAGGAGAAGAAGAACCCCTTTACGAGATTACCCTTGAAGATGCTGGCTATTATTTGGAACCTCTCGCGCTCCCATTTTCTGCTTACGGTGCAGTTGCTCTGGCGCGTCCCGGCGACGATCCCAATGGCGGTTCTTCTCAAATCTTTTTCTTCCTGTTCGATACGGAATTAACCCCACCTGGATTTAATCTATTGGATGGGCGCTATTCTGTATTCGGCTATGTAGTTGAAGGGAAAGAGGTTCTCGATAAGCTCAAAGCAGGAGATAAGGTCATCTCGGCGAAGGTTGTTCGAGGTTCTGAGAATTTGGTACAACCAAGTTAACGTGAGCATTTAGCTTACGAGATAATTTTAGTCATCAGTTGGGGGAATAGGGAATAGGGAATAGGGAACAGGGAACAGGGAACAGGGAACAGGGAATAGGGAACAGTCATTAGCCGTCTCCGTGTCATCCAAAAACTCCCCCTGCTTCCCCAGCTTCCTCTGCTCCCCCCTCTCCGTGTCTCCCGGTCACTGAGCGTGTCGAAGTGCCGTGTCATCGAGAGCGTCACCTCAACCCTATGCCCAACAGCTTACTCCTCCTCGTACTCCCCTGTAAGGGCGATCAGGAAGCGAAGAATGAGGTCAACGTCCTCATCTGAAAGTTTGCGACCCAATTGATATTGACCCATAATACGGATTGCTTCAGCGAGGGTTTCAACCGAACCATCGTGGAAATAGGGGGAAGTGAGGACGATATTGCGCAAACTCGGAACTTTAAAAACGTAGCGATCGCGCTCCTTCTTCGTCACATTGTAGCGCCCCCAATCGGCTGGGGAAATCTTACCGCGATCCTCGAAATAATTGCCAAACACTCCCAACCCCTGAAACATATTCCCCCCTACATTCACCCCTTGGTGACAAGCCACGCAGCCATAGGCTTTAAAACGCTGGTAACCCATCTTTTCTTCCTGATTCAGCGCTTTTTTGTCCCCTTGCAGAAATTTATCGAAGCGAGCATTGGGCGTAATTAAAGAACGTTCAAAAACCGCGATCGCGTCCTTAATATTTTTGCTCGTAATGCCATCCTCGTACAGCGCTTTAAAATCTTTCATATAGTCCGGAGACTGCTGGAGTTTATTAATAATTTCCTTCCATCCAGAAGCACCCATTTCGTGGTCTGAATGAATCGGACTATCAATTTGCTCCTCCAAGGATTCCGCACGCCCATCCCAAAACTGCTTAAAATTGAACGCACTGTTAAAAACCGTTGGCGCGTTCATCGTTCCTTTTTTTCTTCCAATTCCAACAGAAACTGGCAAACCATCAACTCCCCCGCGATTGAGGTTGTGGCAACTCGCACAGGAAATTGTATTATCCCCAGACAATTGAGGATCGTGGAAGAGTTTTTTCCCTAATCTCACCTTCTGTTTGTTGAGTCTTAAGGTCAAAGGAATTGGATGAATGGGTTCGTCCACTCGTTGCACAAAAGCCAAGGGAGTGATTTCCGGGACAACATTCGACGGCTGTTTCATCTGCCCATACTGCCACGATCCCACAACAACGAAGCTAAAAAGCAAAATGGGGAATAGCCAAAACTTTTTGAGGACTTTGAAAAAAATAGGACGAGTCATGATTGGGGATAAGCTAAAACACACTCAAGACTTTAACTTTCGAGCCTCTTTAAAAAACATCTGTACGATTGAAGATTTAGAATCCACTGTTTCAGAATCGCGGTCAAGCAAGAGTTTGCGCGATGAGATTTCACCCTGTTTCGGTTCTGAATTTCTTCGCTTCCCCGGATGAAGAGGAATTTCAATCCGAAAGGTCGTCCCTTCCTCCGGTGTTGAAATACACTTGAGGACACCTTGATGTTTTTCCACCACAATCTGATAGCTAACCGACAGTCCTAAACCCGTTCCTTCTCCAATGGGTTTTGTTGTAAAAAATGGCTCAAAAATGCGATCCTGCAACTTTTTTGGAATCCCTAATCCTGTATCTTGAATGCAAATTGCCACAACATCTCCATGCACTTCTTGGGAATTGTCGTTTTCCTCAAAAGGTATCTCTGTAAGAGTGGGGAATTTCTGCGGCGTGCGACGAATTATTTCTGTAGTAATAGTCAGGGTTCGCTCGTATATTTCCTCCGCGTGCAACGCATCAATGGCATTACTGAGAATGTTAACAAACACCTGATTGAGTTGACCGGGGAAGCAGGTAATTAAGGGTAAATCGCCATAGTTTTTCACCACTTGAATTGTCGATTGCGTGCGATTGTGCGTCAGACGTTCGTTCAAAAACACTAAAGCGCTGTCGATTCCTTCGTGAATATTCACTGTCTTGAGTTCTGATTCGTCGAAGCGAGAGAAATTGCGCAAACTCAGTACAATGGTGCGGATGCGTTCGGCTCCAGTGTTCATTGAACCGAGAAGTTTGAGAAAATCTGTTCTAACAAAATCAAGATCGATCGCATCTTGCACGTCTTCAATTCGATCGTTGCGTTGAGGATATTCTTGTTGATAAACTTCAATTAATTCCAACAAATCTTGCAAGTATTGTTGAGCGGGTGTCAGGTTGCTGTAAATAAAACTAACGGGATTATTGATTTCGTGAGCAACTCCTGCTACCACTTGACCCAATCCTGCCATTTTTTCGGTTTGAATAAGTTTTGCTTGGGTTTCTTTGAGCTTTTTAAGAGTTGCTTCTAAGCGAAGATTGCTTCGCCTAACGCGATAATTTGCTTCTGATAAATTTTTAATGATTCGATAGGCAATCCAGCTTAAAATAAGCAATAGAAAAAGGTACGCGATCGCGCGATATATTGTCAATCGCCGAACGGCTTTTTGATATGCACCCAAATAAGCTTCCTGTAGCTCTTTTGTTAGGGTTATATCTGAATGTCGCAGTAATTCTTCGGTTAATTGATTGACCTGGGGTTGTAAGTTGAGAACAATTTCTGTATGGCGAAGCACCAAATCGAGTAGTGATTCCGCACGAGCAAAATCATTTTCTGCTTTGATTTTCTCAATTTGATTTTGAGTTTCCTGGATTTTGTTTGCAAGATCGCGATCGGCATTTAAATTATAGAGTAAAATTTGTTCTTGTAATTGATTTAGCGCCTTCACTAACGCTAAGTTTTCCTGGGTTGATGTTTCGCGATTGACCAACTCGGATTTTAGTTCCGGTAAATATTTTAAAGAGTTTTTGAGTAATGCGTTTTTAGATTTGAATTCCTCGATCTCAATTTCTAATTTCTGAAAAGTTTTGAATTTTGTTTGGAGAATTTGCGAAATCGCGGACTGTTCTCTACCGCCAATAAATCCAGGAATCTCTGACAGCATACCTTGATTTGTCTCGAACCATTCTAGGGATTCAACCAAAAGATCGTAATCTTCTAACTCTTGATACCGAATCCTAAGAATATTTTTAGTTAAATAATTTTCTCTTGCTTCCTGTTGCGCGATCGCGCGAATATAGCGTTGATGCTCCTTGTTATTAATCGAGGTACTTTGAAGCGCCATCCCTCCCAAAATAAAAACACCACTCACCACGCTCAAGGTTAATAATCCTCGAACGTATTTTCTTTTCACATTTTTGAGAATAAAAGAAAGAATTTTCATTATTTAGAATAACAGGCGCTTTATAAGCTTTTATGCATTTAAATAGATATGTTTTAGCTTAATAGTCTACTCATTTGATTTAACTCATATTTCCGATCGAATCAAAAATTCAAAAGAATACAATTCTATTCGATCTGCATTGAATTTGCAAACAAAGTATTTTCGCGCGCAATGATTCTGAAATGTTCTATAGTTTGGAAA contains the following coding sequences:
- a CDS encoding peptidylprolyl isomerase, which translates into the protein METTSKFFQNWGKRFFKATLIVLLIVPFYLGLSGINSRAYAAPRKSQLAKGNAITDPAAILRYSLPIDNDAVRQLQGDIEDISNQLRSKRWNSVKQDVSSAIKIANRKKERLLAGIPDERQAEAEKLVAAIDTELTQLQEAVEARDKDRVTTQRRELLDRVTTLEELMVTAFPFEVPEEYSNLPQLKGRATVEMKTSKGAIAIIADGYSAPINAGNFVDLVQRGFYDGLEFIPGQDFVRQVGDPPGKEEGFIDPKTKEYRAIPLEVLIQGEEEPLYEITLEDAGYYLEPLALPFSAYGAVALARPGDDPNGGSSQIFFFLFDTELTPPGFNLLDGRYSVFGYVVEGKEVLDKLKAGDKVISAKVVRGSENLVQPS
- a CDS encoding DAHL domain-containing protein; translated protein: MKILSFILKNVKRKYVRGLLTLSVVSGVFILGGMALQSTSINNKEHQRYIRAIAQQEARENYLTKNILRIRYQELEDYDLLVESLEWFETNQGMLSEIPGFIGGREQSAISQILQTKFKTFQKLEIEIEEFKSKNALLKNSLKYLPELKSELVNRETSTQENLALVKALNQLQEQILLYNLNADRDLANKIQETQNQIEKIKAENDFARAESLLDLVLRHTEIVLNLQPQVNQLTEELLRHSDITLTKELQEAYLGAYQKAVRRLTIYRAIAYLFLLLILSWIAYRIIKNLSEANYRVRRSNLRLEATLKKLKETQAKLIQTEKMAGLGQVVAGVAHEINNPVSFIYSNLTPAQQYLQDLLELIEVYQQEYPQRNDRIEDVQDAIDLDFVRTDFLKLLGSMNTGAERIRTIVLSLRNFSRFDESELKTVNIHEGIDSALVFLNERLTHNRTQSTIQVVKNYGDLPLITCFPGQLNQVFVNILSNAIDALHAEEIYERTLTITTEIIRRTPQKFPTLTEIPFEENDNSQEVHGDVVAICIQDTGLGIPKKLQDRIFEPFFTTKPIGEGTGLGLSVSYQIVVEKHQGVLKCISTPEEGTTFRIEIPLHPGKRRNSEPKQGEISSRKLLLDRDSETVDSKSSIVQMFFKEARKLKS
- the efp gene encoding elongation factor P; this translates as MISSNDFRTGVTIELDRSVWRVVEFLHVKPGKGSAFVRTKLKNVQNGSVVERTFRAGETVPQANLEKRVMQYTYKEGEQFVFMDMESFEESRLAEGQIGDRVKYLKEGMEANVIFWGEQILEVELPNSVTLEVTQTDPGVKGDTATGGTKPAIVETGAQVMVPLFISVGERIKIDTRNDSYLGRE
- a CDS encoding cytochrome-c peroxidase, encoding MTRPIFFKVLKKFWLFPILLFSFVVVGSWQYGQMKQPSNVVPEITPLAFVQRVDEPIHPIPLTLRLNKQKVRLGKKLFHDPQLSGDNTISCASCHNLNRGGVDGLPVSVGIGRKKGTMNAPTVFNSAFNFKQFWDGRAESLEEQIDSPIHSDHEMGASGWKEIINKLQQSPDYMKDFKALYEDGITSKNIKDAIAVFERSLITPNARFDKFLQGDKKALNQEEKMGYQRFKAYGCVACHQGVNVGGNMFQGLGVFGNYFEDRGKISPADWGRYNVTKKERDRYVFKVPSLRNIVLTSPYFHDGSVETLAEAIRIMGQYQLGRKLSDEDVDLILRFLIALTGEYEEE